One region of Myxocyprinus asiaticus isolate MX2 ecotype Aquarium Trade chromosome 38, UBuf_Myxa_2, whole genome shotgun sequence genomic DNA includes:
- the LOC127428524 gene encoding C-C chemokine receptor 1-like protein 1, whose product MMNISKETETPPTHEACNMTDALEHNLPTIAVAVHVINFLFGLPTHSYILWLIITGRGIASDFFTLNISICEITFSLRSLTAVTVNTFPRLWDIMMFLTGFVTTGRFFQCLICIERYLAVVHPVTFLKFKPLRYRVACSSVTWIAILISCAFCLQFVNPCLTRIHVCLYMSQFFLFLCINLFCCLAVLRALKQSGPGERGRERVEENQIKRRAFYLILINVVTLVITYVPSLIIALQYILSLQIAQELDSISHICFVLAGFVQPILYIHRVGKLPFCTSP is encoded by the coding sequence ATGATGAACATCTCGAAGGAAACTGAAACACCTCCAACGCATGAGGCATGTAACATGACCGATGCCCTTGAACATAACTTGCCTACCATTGCTGTTGCAGTACATGTCATAAATTTTCTGTTTGGTCTTCCGACACATTCCTACATTCTGTGGCTTATTATCACAGGAAGAGGGATTGCATCTGATTTCTTCACTCTAAACATCTCTATCTGTGAGATTACGTTCTCTCTGCGCTCTCTGACAGCTGTAACTGTCAACACATTTCCAAGACTCTGGGACATTATGATGTTTTTAACAGGATTTGTCACCACTGGTCGTTTTTTTCAGTGTCTGATCTGTATTGAGCGTTACCTAGCAGTTGTCCATCCTGTGACCTTTCTGAAGTTCAAGCCTTTGAGATACAGAGTTGCATGTTCCAGTGTTACCTGGATAGCGATTCTCATCTCTTGTGCATTTTGTCTGCAGTTTGTAAATCCTTGTTTGACCCGCATTCATGTATGCTTGTATATGTCACagttcttcctcttcctctgtaTAAACCTGTTCTGCTGTTTGGCtgttctcagagctctgaagcagtcAGGAccaggagagagaggaagagagagagtggAGGAAAACCAAATTAAGAGAAGAGCATTTTATCTCATCCTAATCAATGTTGTGACATTAGTAATCACTTATGTTCCGAGTTTAATTATTGCATTGCAATATATTCTGTCTTTACAAATTGCCCAAGAGCTGGATTCAATAAGTCATATTTGTTTTGTGCTGGCTGGGTTTGTACAACCTATTCTCTATATCCACAGGGTTGGAAAACTGCCATTCTGTACATCTCCCTAG